A genomic stretch from Sulfurihydrogenibium azorense Az-Fu1 includes:
- a CDS encoding 50S ribosomal protein L25/general stress protein Ctc yields MIQTIEWKALPRKKGTKSEVKQNRMKGLIPAEVYGKGHPNVSVYIQKKALLSRPHGNFLINLLVEGDPEPKLCILKDIQYNYLGDEPIHVDLYEVTSGVEFDIEVPVEFVGKAKGVEKGGIFEAHLHSIIVRTEPKNIPEKIVVDVSNLDIGDVLHVRDITPPEGVKIMTHGDEVLAVVAEPEEEVAEETTEGASA; encoded by the coding sequence ATGATTCAAACGATAGAGTGGAAAGCATTACCAAGAAAAAAAGGAACAAAATCAGAAGTTAAGCAAAACAGAATGAAAGGATTAATACCAGCAGAAGTTTACGGAAAAGGACATCCTAACGTGTCTGTGTATATACAGAAAAAAGCTCTTTTAAGCAGACCTCACGGAAACTTCCTTATTAACCTTTTAGTAGAGGGAGACCCAGAGCCTAAACTATGTATTTTAAAAGATATTCAGTACAATTACTTAGGAGATGAGCCTATCCATGTTGACCTTTACGAAGTTACTTCAGGAGTTGAGTTTGATATAGAAGTACCTGTAGAGTTTGTAGGTAAAGCTAAAGGTGTAGAAAAAGGTGGAATATTTGAAGCCCATTTACACTCAATTATTGTTAGAACAGAGCCTAAGAACATTCCAGAAAAGATAGTTGTAGATGTATCTAACCTTGATATAGGAGATGTTTTACACGTTAGAGATATTACTCCTCCAGAAGGTGTTAAGATAATGACCCACGGAGATGAAGTTTTAGCTGTAGTAGCTGAACCTGAAGAAGAGGTAGCTGAAGAAACTACAGAAGGAGCTTCTGCTTAA
- the rplT gene encoding 50S ribosomal protein L20: MRVKGPSSKKHKKRILKLAKGYYGQKHRSYRRAKEQVMHSLAYAYRDRRQKKRQFRSLWITRINAAARLNGINYSQFINGLKKAGIELDRKILADMAVNDMQAFAKLVETAKSALAA, translated from the coding sequence ATGAGAGTAAAAGGACCGTCTTCAAAGAAACATAAAAAGAGAATCTTAAAGTTAGCGAAAGGTTATTACGGACAAAAACATAGGTCTTACAGAAGAGCAAAAGAACAGGTAATGCACTCTCTGGCTTACGCTTACAGAGATAGAAGACAGAAGAAAAGACAGTTTAGATCTCTATGGATAACAAGAATAAACGCAGCTGCAAGATTAAACGGTATTAATTATAGCCAGTTTATCAACGGTTTAAAGAAAGCAGGGATAGAACTTGACAGAAAAATCCTTGCAGATATGGCTGTAAACGATATGCAAGCTTTTGCAAAATTGGTAGAAACTGCAAAATCTGCTTTAGCGGCTTAA
- a CDS encoding single-stranded DNA-binding protein: protein MLNKVLLIGRLTRDPEVRYLPSGMQVTTFSLAVNRRFKDKGGNWQEETYFFDIESFGGLAERLGRQLSKGNQILLEGSLRQDKWENQAGEKRSRVKIVAERVALLSKPTQPDSNQKPSYEGSEFVEPTDLNSDEDVPF from the coding sequence ATGCTTAATAAAGTTTTACTTATTGGTAGACTTACGAGAGATCCCGAGGTCAGATACCTTCCAAGTGGAATGCAAGTAACTACCTTTTCACTAGCCGTTAATAGAAGATTTAAAGATAAAGGGGGCAATTGGCAAGAGGAGACTTACTTTTTTGATATTGAAAGTTTTGGAGGATTAGCTGAAAGACTCGGAAGACAGCTATCAAAGGGAAACCAAATCCTACTTGAAGGATCTTTAAGACAAGACAAGTGGGAAAATCAAGCAGGAGAAAAAAGGTCTAGAGTTAAGATAGTTGCTGAAAGGGTGGCATTACTTTCAAAACCTACCCAACCTGATTCAAATCAAAAACCTTCTTACGAAGGTAGTGAGTTTGTAGAGCCTACAGATTTAAACTCTGATGAAGATGTACCATTTTAA
- the rpsR gene encoding 30S ribosomal protein S18: MQQNKPFFQKRKKYCKFCAEKKEPNYKDVEMLKEFISERGRIIPRRISGTCAKHQRKLSVEIKKARQLALIPYVIV; encoded by the coding sequence ATGCAACAAAACAAACCATTTTTCCAAAAGAGAAAAAAGTACTGTAAGTTCTGTGCAGAGAAAAAAGAACCCAACTATAAAGATGTTGAAATGTTGAAAGAGTTTATATCAGAAAGAGGTAGGATAATTCCAAGAAGAATATCAGGAACATGTGCAAAACACCAAAGAAAGTTATCTGTGGAAATCAAAAAAGCAAGACAACTTGCTTTAATACCTTATGTAATAGTGTAA
- the rpmI gene encoding 50S ribosomal protein L35, whose translation MAKVKMKTNRTAAKRLKITAKGKVKYTKGGVSHYNTKKSSKRKRQGRRPQYAPKCIEHKLKALLPNE comes from the coding sequence GTGGCAAAAGTTAAAATGAAAACAAATAGAACTGCTGCAAAAAGATTAAAAATTACAGCAAAAGGAAAAGTAAAGTACACAAAAGGTGGTGTTTCTCACTACAACACTAAAAAATCATCTAAAAGGAAAAGACAAGGAAGAAGACCACAGTATGCTCCAAAATGTATAGAGCACAAACTTAAAGCACTTTTACCAAACGAATAA
- the pheS gene encoding phenylalanine--tRNA ligase subunit alpha yields the protein MDVKAQLLNLKEEVLKEIEGVKDPSSLNEIRVKYLGKKGVITSILKTLGTLPPEERKEIGQLANSIKEFLEEKIREYEENFKKKELEDALKREKIDVSLPPNWFDVGSPHPVLQTLKEITDIFLYMGFSVESGPEVEYEDYNFTMLNIPENHPARDMQDTFYLNNGMLLRTHTSPVQIRTMLKKKPPIAIVAPGRVYRKDLDPTHSPMFHQIEGLVVDQDITFRHLKGILKIFLESVFGKNIPIRFRPSYFPFTEPSAEVDIGCTVCGGKGCKVCKNTGWLEILGCGMVDPNVFTACGIDPTVYSGFAFGLGIERITMLKYQITDIRLLFTNDMRFNSQFKGIV from the coding sequence ATGGATGTAAAAGCTCAGCTTCTTAATCTTAAGGAAGAAGTTTTAAAGGAGATAGAAGGGGTTAAAGACCCCTCATCTTTAAATGAAATTAGAGTAAAGTACCTAGGAAAAAAAGGAGTAATAACATCTATCCTAAAAACCTTAGGTACCTTGCCACCTGAAGAAAGAAAAGAAATTGGACAACTTGCAAACTCTATAAAAGAGTTTTTAGAAGAAAAGATAAGAGAGTATGAAGAAAACTTTAAAAAGAAAGAGTTAGAAGATGCCTTAAAAAGAGAAAAGATAGACGTATCCTTACCTCCAAACTGGTTTGATGTTGGAAGTCCTCACCCTGTTTTACAGACATTAAAAGAGATTACAGATATATTCCTGTATATGGGATTTTCTGTTGAATCGGGACCAGAGGTTGAGTATGAGGACTATAACTTTACGATGTTAAACATCCCAGAAAACCATCCTGCAAGGGATATGCAGGACACTTTTTATTTAAACAACGGTATGCTTCTTAGAACCCACACATCTCCAGTTCAAATAAGAACTATGCTAAAAAAGAAACCACCAATTGCTATAGTAGCTCCAGGTAGAGTTTATAGAAAAGACTTAGACCCTACCCACTCTCCCATGTTTCACCAGATAGAAGGGCTTGTAGTTGACCAAGATATAACATTTAGACACTTAAAAGGTATTTTAAAGATATTTTTAGAGTCAGTGTTTGGTAAAAACATTCCTATAAGGTTTAGACCAAGCTACTTCCCATTTACAGAGCCTTCAGCTGAGGTTGATATTGGTTGTACCGTTTGTGGCGGAAAGGGATGTAAAGTTTGTAAAAACACTGGATGGCTTGAGATACTTGGTTGTGGTATGGTAGATCCAAACGTATTTACTGCTTGTGGTATAGATCCTACAGTTTACTCGGGTTTTGCATTTGGACTTGGAATAGAGAGAATCACTATGTTAAAGTACCAGATAACAGATATTAGACTACTTTTTACTAACGATATGAGGTTTAACTCTCAGTTTAAGGGGATAGTATGA
- the pth gene encoding aminoacyl-tRNA hydrolase, which translates to MIKAIIGLGNPGQKYKDTRHNVGFMVADAVAKAIKCDNKYKEKDFSHIYECPDYDVIIAKPQTYMNLSGNAVLNLLEDYNLKPSEILVVHDDLDLNLGTIRLRTKGSSGGHNGLKSIIGMIKTEEFPRLKIGIGRPARKEEVSDYVLSPFTKEEKFVLDKVIAASTECILNVLKYGIEKSMGSCNKSVI; encoded by the coding sequence TTGATTAAAGCTATAATAGGACTTGGAAATCCAGGTCAAAAGTATAAAGATACACGCCATAACGTCGGTTTTATGGTTGCCGACGCTGTGGCAAAAGCTATAAAATGTGATAATAAATATAAAGAAAAAGACTTTTCTCACATATACGAATGTCCAGATTATGATGTTATAATTGCAAAGCCTCAAACATATATGAATTTAAGTGGGAATGCAGTTTTAAATCTACTGGAAGATTACAATTTAAAGCCTAGTGAGATACTTGTGGTACATGATGACTTAGACCTGAACTTAGGTACCATAAGACTTAGGACAAAAGGTTCAAGTGGTGGGCATAATGGTTTAAAATCTATAATAGGTATGATAAAAACGGAAGAGTTTCCAAGATTAAAGATAGGAATAGGAAGACCTGCGAGAAAAGAAGAAGTATCGGATTATGTACTTTCTCCTTTTACGAAAGAAGAAAAGTTTGTATTAGATAAAGTTATAGCTGCTTCTACTGAGTGTATATTAAATGTGTTAAAATATGGGATAGAAAAGTCTATGGGTAGTTGTAATAAAAGTGTAATTTAA
- the rpsF gene encoding 30S ribosomal protein S6 codes for MRHYELVFVLKPTLSEEELNSRVEAIQNLIKENQGEIYNLEKWGRRNLAYPIQKFNSGYYYLINYKTDNNKLAGILEYNLRITEDVIRFLNMKIHVKEDKKEVA; via the coding sequence ATGAGACATTACGAGCTTGTGTTCGTTTTGAAACCAACTCTTTCTGAAGAAGAGTTAAACAGTAGGGTAGAAGCAATCCAAAACCTGATTAAAGAGAATCAAGGAGAGATTTACAACTTAGAAAAGTGGGGAAGAAGAAATCTTGCTTACCCTATTCAAAAGTTCAACTCAGGCTATTACTATCTAATCAACTACAAAACAGATAACAACAAACTTGCAGGTATTTTAGAGTACAACCTCAGGATAACAGAAGATGTTATAAGATTCTTAAACATGAAGATCCATGTTAAAGAGGACAAAAAAGAGGTAGCATAA